The following coding sequences lie in one Oncorhynchus gorbuscha isolate QuinsamMale2020 ecotype Even-year linkage group LG10, OgorEven_v1.0, whole genome shotgun sequence genomic window:
- the LOC124046918 gene encoding repetitive proline-rich cell wall protein-like, with amino-acid sequence MVTSYPFASQPVASHPATSHPATSHPVISQPVASHPATSLPVTSHPATSHPVISHPATSHPATSHPATSQPVISQPVTSLPVTSHPVTSHPVTSQPVASHPATSHPVTTHPATSHPATSLPVTSHPATSHPVTSHPATSHPASSHPVISQPVTSHPATLPPPTLSPPTLSPPNLSPPTLPPPTLSPPTLPPPTLPPPTLSSPNLPPPILSPPTLPSPNLPPPILSPPTLPPPPCHLPPCHLPPCHLPPCHLPSCHLPPCHLHPVTSHPATSTLSPPSLSPPTLSTPNLSPLSDP; translated from the exons atgg TCACCTCCTACCCTTTCGCCTCCCAACCTGTCGCCTCCCACCCTGCCACCTCCCACCCTGCCACCTCCCACCCTGTCATCTCCCAACCTGTCGCCTCCCACCCTGccacctccctccctgtcacCTCCCACCCTGCCACCTCCCACCCTGTCATCTCCCACCCTGCCACCTCCCACCCTGCCACCTCCCACCCTGCCACCTCCCAACCTGTCATCTCCCAACCTGTCACCTCCCTCCCTGTCACCTCCCACCCTGTCACCTCCCACCCTGTCACCTCCCAACCTGTCGCCTCCCACCCTGCCACCTCCCACCCTGTCACCACCCACCCTGCCACCTCCCACCCTGccacctccctccctgtcacCTCCCACCCTGCCACCTCCCATCCTGTCACCTCCCACCCTGCCACCTCCCACCCTGCCAGCTCCCACCCTGTCATCTCCCAACCTGTCACCTcccaccctgccaccctgccacctcccaCCCTGTCACCTCCCACCCTGTCACCTCCCAACCTGTCGCCTCCCACCCTGCCACCTCCCACCCTGTCACCTCCCACCCTGCCACCTCCCACCCTGCCACCTCCCACTCTGTCATCTCCCAACCTGCCACCTCCCATCCTGTCACCTCCCACCCTGCCATCTCCCAACCTGCCACCTCCCATCCTGTCACCTCCCACCCTGCCACCTCCACCCTGTCACCTCCCTCCCTGTCACCTCCCACCCTGTCACCTCCCACCCTGCCACCTCCCATCCTGTCACCTCCCACCCTGCCACCTCCACCCTGTCACCTCCCACCCTGCCACTTCCACCCTGTCACCTCCCTCCCTTTCACCTCCCACCCTGTCAACTCCCAACCTGTCACCGTTATCAGACCCTTGA